Proteins found in one Exiguobacterium sp. 9-2 genomic segment:
- the mutL gene encoding DNA mismatch repair endonuclease MutL — translation MGIIRELSDSLANRIAAGEVVERPASVVKELVENALDAGATQIDVELEEAGMKRMTIRDNGHGFYPDDAELAFVRHATSKIKDEHDLFRIKTLGFRGEALASIASVSKVTLKTKREDAEGIQVTLEYGTVVQRTPAAMNRGTELTVENLFFNTPARLKYLKTTHTELAAITDVLNRMAFAHSEVKLRATHEGKTLIQTNGSGDVRQALASVYGHQTIQGTLVAKGANADYQLTCHLVKPEVTRASKNYITLILNGRSVKNFALTQAVLNGYHTLLPIGRYPIAVIEVTMDPLLIDVNVHPAKREVRLSKEMELCQLIQETIKMTLSRETLIPKVTPPKPKKDPSSQEKLDFSYVAEPVEETSSRAVWNYPIPKKPQEDDRPSVEKPLPFSNEDDLFEPIEPVKQDVVEPMEESHARPRFPHLDVIGQLHSSYIVCAGEDGMYMIDQHAAQERIKYETYKVMFGRPPEQRQQLLLPYTFEISSDDMKRMEEILPLLKDVGIEFEAFGPQSFIVREVPTWFPSHRQEETIQELLDEALMKRKIDLETYREDAAIMMACKKSIKANHPLNDEMMRRLIDDLAKTEMPFTCPHGRPVIIEWTTYELEKLFKRVM, via the coding sequence GTGGGAATCATTCGTGAATTATCCGATAGTTTAGCGAACCGGATCGCGGCGGGAGAAGTCGTTGAACGTCCCGCATCAGTCGTCAAGGAATTGGTTGAGAATGCACTTGATGCCGGTGCGACCCAAATCGATGTCGAACTCGAAGAAGCCGGAATGAAACGGATGACGATCCGCGACAACGGACATGGGTTTTACCCGGATGACGCCGAACTGGCTTTCGTTCGTCACGCGACGAGTAAGATTAAGGATGAGCATGACTTGTTCCGAATCAAGACACTTGGTTTTCGCGGAGAGGCACTTGCCTCGATCGCATCCGTTAGTAAAGTGACGTTGAAGACGAAACGCGAGGACGCAGAAGGGATTCAAGTGACGCTTGAGTACGGGACGGTCGTTCAGCGGACACCAGCTGCCATGAACCGAGGAACGGAACTGACGGTTGAAAATCTATTCTTCAATACACCGGCTCGTTTGAAATACTTGAAGACGACACATACGGAGCTTGCCGCGATTACGGATGTCTTGAACCGAATGGCGTTTGCACATTCAGAGGTTAAACTCCGAGCAACACATGAAGGAAAAACACTAATCCAGACGAACGGATCAGGAGACGTCCGGCAAGCACTGGCGAGTGTATACGGTCATCAAACGATCCAAGGGACGTTGGTCGCTAAAGGAGCGAATGCCGATTATCAACTGACGTGTCATCTCGTCAAACCGGAAGTGACCCGTGCCTCGAAGAATTATATTACGTTGATTCTTAATGGACGTTCGGTCAAAAACTTCGCCCTGACGCAAGCGGTCTTGAATGGTTACCATACGCTCTTACCGATTGGACGGTATCCGATTGCGGTCATTGAGGTGACGATGGATCCACTCCTGATTGACGTCAACGTCCACCCAGCGAAACGGGAAGTCCGTCTCTCAAAAGAGATGGAGCTCTGCCAGTTGATTCAAGAGACAATCAAGATGACGCTCAGCCGAGAGACGTTGATTCCGAAGGTGACGCCACCGAAACCGAAAAAGGATCCGAGTAGTCAAGAGAAACTCGATTTTTCTTACGTCGCGGAACCAGTCGAGGAGACGTCATCGCGAGCAGTCTGGAATTATCCGATTCCGAAAAAACCGCAAGAGGACGATCGACCCTCTGTAGAGAAACCATTGCCGTTTAGTAACGAGGATGATCTATTCGAGCCCATCGAACCGGTCAAGCAGGACGTTGTCGAACCGATGGAGGAATCCCACGCTCGTCCGCGCTTTCCACACCTCGACGTCATCGGACAACTTCATTCGTCCTATATCGTCTGTGCCGGAGAAGACGGGATGTATATGATTGATCAACACGCGGCTCAGGAACGGATCAAATACGAGACGTATAAAGTCATGTTCGGTCGACCACCGGAGCAACGGCAGCAATTGCTCTTACCATATACGTTTGAAATCTCGTCAGATGACATGAAACGAATGGAGGAAATCCTTCCGTTACTAAAAGACGTCGGCATTGAATTCGAAGCGTTCGGTCCACAGAGCTTCATCGTCCGAGAAGTCCCGACGTGGTTCCCGTCCCATCGACAGGAAGAGACGATTCAAGAATTACTCGATGAGGCATTGATGAAACGGAAAATCGATCTTGAGACGTATCGGGAAGATGCCGCCATCATGATGGCATGTAAGAAATCGATCAAGGCGAATCATCCGTTGAACGATGAGATGATGCGTCGGTTGATTGATGATTTAGCGAAGACAGAGATGCCGTTCACGTGTCCACACGGACGTCCAGTCATCATTGAATGGACGACATATGAACTCGAGAAGTTATTCAAACGGGTCATGTGA
- a CDS encoding CidA/LrgA family protein, whose translation MLSRVMRIIQIIAQIALIFCFSLSGDWVSKTFQLPLPGNIIGLILLYLALKSRLIPLVAVERGGTFLLFVMPLFFVPALSGIMDYTAFLRTSGLQIVLIVIVSSLLTLVGSAYIVDRLAHRKEAVTRHE comes from the coding sequence ATGCTGTCACGCGTTATGCGTATTATTCAAATCATTGCTCAAATCGCACTCATTTTTTGCTTTTCACTCAGTGGGGACTGGGTGAGCAAAACCTTTCAATTACCATTACCCGGTAACATCATCGGCTTGATTCTACTGTACCTGGCGTTAAAAAGCCGTCTGATTCCGCTTGTGGCCGTCGAACGGGGCGGGACATTTCTTCTGTTCGTCATGCCATTGTTCTTTGTTCCAGCACTGTCCGGAATCATGGATTATACCGCATTTCTCCGGACATCCGGTTTACAGATCGTATTGATCGTCATCGTCAGTAGCCTTCTGACATTAGTCGGATCAGCATATATCGTTGATCGACTAGCACACCGAAAAGAGGCGGTGACACGACATGAATGA
- a CDS encoding LrgB family protein — protein MNEALFWIILSIALFSIAMFIYQRYPRVWTLPILTVTAVLILILVCSGVSHAEYMQGGQYLSKMLGPAITAFAIPLYRVRHHVRRFLPEIGLGVLLGTCIAMSSDLLLGLLLHLERTTNLALLPKSVTLPVALAISQKAGGTTTLTAAFVLLTGLTGSIVGPKLMTGLKIRHFVSRGVGLASIAHVMGATKSMSLDQREGAVGLLTMVLTAVCASVIAPVLITWLYG, from the coding sequence ATGAATGAGGCACTGTTTTGGATCATCCTGTCAATTGCATTGTTTAGTATCGCAATGTTCATCTATCAACGTTATCCTCGTGTCTGGACGTTACCAATCCTGACGGTAACGGCAGTTTTGATCTTAATTCTCGTCTGTTCTGGAGTCTCACACGCAGAATACATGCAAGGTGGACAATATCTATCGAAGATGCTTGGTCCGGCAATCACGGCATTTGCGATTCCGCTCTACCGCGTCCGGCATCACGTTCGGCGTTTTCTACCAGAAATCGGACTTGGTGTTTTGCTTGGAACATGTATTGCCATGAGCTCTGATTTGTTACTTGGTCTATTGCTTCATCTTGAGCGGACAACGAATCTTGCTCTGTTACCGAAGTCGGTCACGTTACCCGTCGCCTTGGCAATTTCACAAAAAGCTGGTGGGACGACGACGCTGACGGCTGCCTTCGTTTTATTGACGGGGTTAACTGGATCGATCGTCGGTCCGAAGCTCATGACGGGATTAAAGATTCGCCACTTCGTCAGCCGTGGGGTCGGTTTAGCATCAATCGCTCATGTCATGGGCGCGACGAAGTCGATGAGTCTCGATCAACGGGAAGGAGCGGTCGGTCTATTGACGATGGTCTTGACGGCCGTCTGTGCCAGTGTCATCGCACCGGTTTTAATCACATGGTTATATGGGTGA
- a CDS encoding AAA family ATPase — translation MIIWINGTFGVGKTTAANGLQQRWSGSHIFDPEETGYFLRAQLPTNKDDFQDEPLWRTFNRQLLEQLDTEEARIIVPMTLTNPAYFQEIIGTLRANGHDVRHIALMAKETTVKRRLISRFEHPNSWGGQQAEQRLRQLTDPLFSQQIETDDLTKGQIVDAIALVTGIGLSPARP, via the coding sequence ATGATCATTTGGATTAACGGTACGTTTGGTGTTGGTAAGACGACCGCAGCAAACGGATTACAACAACGCTGGAGCGGCTCACACATTTTTGATCCGGAAGAGACGGGTTATTTTTTACGAGCACAGCTGCCGACAAACAAAGATGACTTTCAGGATGAGCCGTTATGGCGCACGTTCAACCGTCAGCTCCTCGAACAGCTCGATACGGAAGAAGCGCGGATCATCGTACCGATGACCTTAACAAATCCGGCGTACTTTCAGGAAATCATCGGGACGTTACGAGCGAACGGTCATGACGTCCGTCATATCGCCTTGATGGCGAAGGAGACGACTGTCAAACGTCGGTTGATTAGCCGCTTCGAGCATCCGAATTCATGGGGTGGTCAACAGGCAGAACAACGCTTACGTCAACTGACCGATCCATTGTTCAGTCAACAGATCGAGACGGATGATCTGACGAAAGGACAGATCGTCGATGCGATTGCCCTCGTGACCGGGATTGGACTCTCGCCTGCCCGACCATAA
- a CDS encoding ATP-binding protein, which translates to MKHWMTEKLGRQLMAIFYSVFALSVITSVASYLYVDNADGRTKEQVLDQLQKTQWFWFLNLMVFLFCLLFIVRPLIHRVTSQLRELNVKSRRLAEGKSISLEHDVDSHNEVGQLTASFYQMARSISSQHAELSAKNQEMKRNQEVLTQKQDELEHALEVTRTNELHLQDRNELIETLASKESLFDYSSVISTIVRLTKTEFGALLLIKNNEIAQVVPKEMTEDQQESLKTESLLLKRVMISKETAHSSKKVANDDLIKYPYHVYEGVIPIMDPAKEELIACLYLARFDAPFNQQDLAELESFSKQIAISLMRMSLYEQMEYERKETAQLLNSVREAILYIKHEEKTILGNQALFDIFQSLQVEEDNDSMTFLEVQPETMFEQMDQKEAFEAYFEEVLSGEIPEGMFSLSIDQGEYFIQVYAEAIAHGEQSKGTILVFRDVTAETEVDRVKSELVSTVSHELRTPLSSIYGFTELMLKRDLDPERNKRYLQTIHDESKRLTNLVSDFLNVQRMESGKQEYDKQIFDLKEIVKEQIQFYQAATEQHSLQLDLNDEQDFMVEADANSMKQLLGNLLNNAVKYSPDGGDVVVTLTHQHNQIELSVRDFGIGIPSHSMPHLFSKFYRVDNSDSRKIGGTGLGLSICKEIVRAHDGNIEVESILGEGTVFRVKLPSATDALLEAE; encoded by the coding sequence ATGAAACACTGGATGACTGAGAAATTGGGCAGACAGTTGATGGCAATTTTTTATAGTGTCTTTGCACTAAGTGTCATCACATCGGTTGCCAGTTATTTATACGTGGACAATGCAGACGGTCGGACGAAGGAACAAGTACTCGATCAGTTACAAAAGACACAATGGTTTTGGTTTTTGAACTTGATGGTTTTTTTATTTTGTCTATTGTTCATCGTCCGTCCGTTGATTCATCGTGTGACATCACAGCTCCGCGAATTGAATGTCAAAAGTCGTCGTCTTGCGGAAGGAAAGTCTATTTCGCTCGAGCATGATGTCGACAGCCATAATGAAGTCGGTCAATTGACGGCATCGTTTTACCAGATGGCACGGTCGATCTCATCACAACATGCGGAACTGTCAGCAAAGAATCAAGAAATGAAACGCAATCAGGAAGTACTGACGCAAAAGCAGGACGAACTTGAGCACGCTTTGGAAGTGACCCGGACGAACGAGTTGCATCTACAAGATCGGAACGAATTAATCGAAACACTTGCCTCAAAAGAGAGTTTATTTGATTATTCTTCTGTCATCAGTACGATCGTCCGATTGACGAAGACGGAATTTGGTGCCCTGTTGCTGATCAAAAATAATGAGATCGCCCAAGTCGTTCCTAAGGAGATGACGGAGGATCAGCAGGAGAGCTTAAAAACAGAATCATTGCTGCTGAAACGAGTCATGATTTCAAAGGAAACCGCACATTCCTCAAAAAAGGTCGCGAACGACGATCTCATCAAGTATCCGTATCACGTCTATGAAGGTGTTATTCCGATCATGGATCCGGCAAAAGAAGAATTGATTGCCTGTCTCTATCTAGCAAGGTTTGACGCACCATTCAACCAACAGGATCTAGCGGAACTGGAATCGTTCTCGAAACAAATCGCGATCTCATTGATGCGGATGTCACTCTATGAACAGATGGAATACGAACGAAAAGAGACGGCGCAACTGTTGAATTCCGTTCGGGAAGCGATTCTTTATATCAAACATGAGGAAAAGACGATCTTAGGGAATCAGGCATTATTTGATATCTTCCAGTCGTTACAGGTCGAGGAAGATAATGACTCAATGACGTTTCTTGAGGTCCAACCAGAGACGATGTTCGAGCAGATGGACCAGAAAGAAGCTTTTGAAGCGTACTTTGAAGAAGTTTTATCGGGTGAGATCCCTGAGGGCATGTTCTCTTTGTCGATCGACCAGGGTGAATATTTCATTCAAGTTTATGCCGAAGCCATCGCGCATGGAGAACAGTCGAAGGGAACGATCCTCGTCTTTCGTGACGTCACGGCTGAGACAGAGGTTGATCGGGTCAAATCAGAACTCGTCTCGACGGTTTCGCATGAACTTCGAACACCGCTCTCTTCGATTTATGGCTTTACGGAGCTGATGTTGAAACGGGATCTGGATCCCGAGCGGAACAAGCGATACTTGCAAACGATTCATGATGAATCGAAACGATTGACCAATCTTGTCAGCGACTTCTTGAACGTCCAGCGGATGGAGTCAGGAAAGCAAGAGTATGACAAACAAATCTTTGATCTGAAAGAAATCGTCAAGGAACAAATTCAGTTTTATCAAGCAGCGACGGAACAACATAGTCTGCAGCTTGATTTGAATGACGAACAGGACTTTATGGTCGAAGCAGATGCGAACAGTATGAAACAGCTACTTGGAAATCTATTGAATAATGCAGTCAAATACTCACCGGACGGTGGGGATGTCGTTGTGACGCTGACCCATCAGCACAATCAGATTGAACTAAGCGTCCGTGATTTCGGAATCGGGATTCCGAGTCATTCGATGCCGCATCTATTCAGCAAGTTCTATCGTGTCGATAACTCAGACAGCCGAAAAATCGGCGGAACAGGTCTTGGATTATCGATTTGTAAGGAAATCGTTCGAGCGCATGATGGCAACATCGAAGTCGAATCGATCTTGGGAGAAGGGACGGTTTTTCGGGTCAAGTTACCAAGTGCGACGGACGCGTTACTCGAAGCAGAATAA
- a CDS encoding anaerobic ribonucleoside triphosphate reductase encodes MESLEALLTPPQEIEQENANIDGKTPLAKLQRIAGEAARQMMRRHLEADVLQALDDNILYIHDADYYVTGTTTCAQIPLGQLLSNGFQTTHGSIRPAQDIRSALALAAIIVQANQNMQHGGQAFATFDDDLAPFVEKTYQREWTKLNDLVPHWKRRKRERHAWQETYEKTFQACEAFIHNTNSMHSRGGGQVPFLSVNYGTNTTYAGRLFQRALLTATERGLGKGETPIFPIQIYKVKQGINLSPMDPNYDLFQLATRVTGKRLFPNFAFLDAPFNHQEQPGKAEVAYMGCRTRVFEDRGDIPSVTGRGNLSFTSINLVRLALQSQTVDQMFEVVQDTTRLACRQLIARYEFQASRTADEFPFLYQHVWKDGETLRNTDQVGPVLKHGTLAVGFIGLAECLSVLTGSHHGYSELAHRIGLALIQAMRTVVDNFGEQTGLNFSLLATPAEGLSGKFTLRDVSDFGEIEGVTDRPYYTNSFHIPVDAPVTIREKIQLEAPFHALCNGGHITYVETDGALAGNPEAIEDIVRLMAEAGIGYGSINHPVDRCLDCRTEQTIEDQCPVCGSGSIERIRRITGYLVGTLDRWNEAKRAEEQNRVKHDVTGPLASS; translated from the coding sequence ATGGAGAGCTTAGAAGCGTTACTCACACCACCGCAAGAGATCGAACAAGAGAATGCAAACATTGATGGCAAAACACCACTTGCGAAGTTACAACGGATTGCTGGGGAAGCAGCACGGCAGATGATGCGACGACATCTCGAAGCGGATGTCTTGCAGGCGCTTGACGACAACATTTTGTATATTCATGACGCCGATTATTATGTGACTGGGACGACGACTTGTGCCCAAATTCCGCTCGGTCAGTTACTCTCAAACGGATTTCAGACAACGCACGGTTCGATCCGTCCGGCGCAAGACATTCGTTCTGCCCTCGCCCTTGCGGCAATCATCGTCCAGGCGAATCAAAACATGCAGCATGGCGGACAAGCCTTCGCAACCTTTGATGATGATTTAGCGCCGTTCGTCGAAAAGACCTATCAACGGGAATGGACGAAACTAAATGACCTCGTTCCGCATTGGAAGCGGCGTAAGCGGGAGCGACATGCATGGCAGGAGACGTATGAAAAAACGTTTCAAGCATGTGAAGCATTCATTCATAATACGAATTCGATGCATTCGCGCGGTGGTGGACAGGTTCCGTTTTTATCCGTCAATTACGGAACGAATACGACGTATGCAGGGCGGCTCTTCCAACGTGCCTTGCTAACAGCGACGGAGCGTGGGCTGGGCAAGGGTGAGACACCGATTTTTCCAATTCAGATCTATAAAGTGAAACAAGGAATCAATCTGTCACCAATGGACCCAAACTATGATTTGTTTCAACTCGCTACACGGGTAACAGGAAAGCGATTGTTTCCCAACTTTGCATTTCTCGATGCACCATTTAATCACCAGGAGCAACCGGGAAAAGCGGAAGTCGCGTATATGGGATGCCGGACCCGTGTATTCGAGGATCGTGGAGACATACCGTCCGTCACAGGTCGTGGTAATTTATCCTTCACGAGCATCAATCTCGTCCGTTTGGCACTCCAGAGTCAAACCGTCGATCAAATGTTCGAAGTCGTCCAAGATACGACAAGACTTGCATGCCGGCAACTCATCGCACGGTATGAGTTCCAGGCAAGTCGAACGGCTGACGAGTTTCCATTTTTATATCAACACGTCTGGAAAGACGGTGAGACGCTAAGAAATACGGATCAGGTAGGTCCGGTCCTCAAACACGGGACGTTAGCGGTCGGCTTCATCGGACTTGCTGAATGTTTGTCCGTTCTGACGGGGAGTCATCATGGTTATTCCGAACTAGCACACCGAATTGGTCTTGCATTGATTCAAGCGATGCGGACGGTAGTCGACAATTTTGGCGAACAGACAGGGTTGAACTTTAGTTTACTCGCAACTCCGGCCGAAGGATTATCCGGTAAGTTCACACTTCGCGATGTCAGTGACTTTGGTGAGATCGAAGGAGTGACAGATCGACCGTATTATACAAATTCCTTTCACATTCCTGTCGATGCGCCCGTGACGATCCGTGAGAAGATTCAACTCGAAGCCCCGTTCCATGCATTATGTAATGGCGGTCATATCACCTATGTCGAGACGGATGGTGCGCTTGCTGGAAATCCGGAAGCAATCGAAGACATCGTTCGTTTAATGGCGGAGGCTGGAATCGGTTATGGATCAATCAATCATCCCGTCGATCGTTGTCTTGATTGCCGAACGGAGCAGACGATCGAGGATCAATGTCCGGTTTGCGGGAGTGGATCGATCGAACGCATTCGGCGCATCACCGGATATCTCGTCGGTACGCTGGACCGCTGGAATGAAGCGAAACGGGCAGAAGAGCAGAATCGGGTGAAACACGATGTTACGGGTCCTCTCGCTTCTTCCTGA
- a CDS encoding 4Fe-4S single cluster domain-containing protein, translated as MLRVLSLLPDSVVDGPGLRTVLFLAGCPHHCAGCHNPSSWDPAGGVAWTIDETVARIQATGHRRLTLSGGEPLLQAIALYRLLERLGPDYEVILYTGYVLEEIIKHREWHPLLRRLDGLIDGPFILSKLDRTTSFRGSTNQRMYDRQHLNKRLD; from the coding sequence ATGTTACGGGTCCTCTCGCTTCTTCCTGACTCCGTCGTCGATGGTCCCGGTTTACGAACGGTGTTATTTCTTGCCGGTTGTCCGCATCACTGTGCCGGCTGTCATAATCCGTCCTCCTGGGATCCTGCAGGTGGCGTAGCTTGGACAATTGACGAGACGGTCGCGCGGATTCAAGCAACCGGTCACCGGCGCCTGACGCTATCCGGTGGGGAACCGTTGTTACAAGCAATAGCGCTCTATCGGCTACTAGAACGACTCGGACCAGACTATGAAGTGATCTTGTATACGGGCTATGTGTTGGAAGAGATCATTAAGCACCGAGAATGGCACCCTTTGTTACGCCGACTAGATGGATTGATTGATGGTCCGTTCATCCTATCGAAACTTGACCGAACGACAAGCTTTCGGGGGAGTACGAATCAACGAATGTATGATCGACAGCATTTAAACAAACGTTTGGATTAG
- a CDS encoding DHA2 family efflux MFS transporter permease subunit produces MQSSKQSSRLYLILAVLMAGAFVAVLNSTLLNIALPSIMKSFGIQASTAQWLTTGYMLVNGIMIPTSAFLVQKFSTRQLFLTAMTLFSLGTIIAGQAHIFPLLLGARMMQASGSAIMMPLLMNVLLTGFPIEKRGQAMGIFGLVITFAPAIGPTLSGWILEHYEWRMLFHLVTPIALLVLFTGAFLLKKETVQSSLKLDLFSLVLSSFGFGGLLYGFSSAGSAGWGSWTVIGSLIIGVISLTSFIIRQFMLEEPMLEFGIFRYPMFALSQGISMVLNMSMFSAMILMPIYIQTIRGISPFHSGLLMLPGAIVMAIMSPITGRLFDRFGARILAIIGLSLTVLTTFSFSQLAADTSYAFLVIMYTLRFLGISMVMMPVMTNGLNHIPQHLTPHGTALNNTLSQVSGAIGSGLLVTIMTSRTKHHVPELASQPEAANPEWLQMQAMIEGINDTFFIATLLALAALILSFFIKKRRTTTLAVVESVDQEQKYA; encoded by the coding sequence ATGCAATCAAGCAAGCAATCATCACGACTTTATTTAATTTTAGCTGTCCTCATGGCAGGTGCGTTCGTTGCGGTCCTAAACTCGACGTTACTCAACATCGCCTTACCATCGATCATGAAATCGTTCGGTATTCAGGCAAGCACCGCCCAGTGGTTGACGACGGGATATATGCTCGTCAATGGAATCATGATTCCGACGTCAGCATTCCTCGTCCAAAAGTTCTCAACGCGTCAACTGTTCTTGACGGCGATGACATTGTTCTCACTCGGAACGATTATCGCCGGACAAGCACACATCTTCCCGCTTCTACTCGGTGCGCGCATGATGCAGGCGTCGGGTTCCGCGATCATGATGCCACTGTTAATGAACGTTCTCTTGACCGGTTTCCCAATCGAAAAGCGCGGGCAAGCGATGGGAATCTTCGGACTCGTCATCACCTTTGCTCCAGCAATCGGACCGACATTGTCCGGGTGGATTCTTGAACATTATGAGTGGCGGATGTTGTTCCATCTCGTCACACCGATCGCATTGCTCGTACTCTTCACGGGTGCTTTCTTATTGAAGAAAGAGACGGTTCAAAGTTCACTTAAGCTCGATTTGTTCTCACTCGTCCTTTCAAGCTTCGGCTTCGGTGGTTTGTTGTATGGATTTAGTTCCGCCGGTTCTGCCGGATGGGGATCTTGGACGGTCATCGGATCATTGATCATCGGTGTAATCAGTTTGACTTCCTTCATTATACGTCAATTCATGCTCGAAGAACCGATGCTTGAGTTTGGTATTTTCCGGTATCCGATGTTCGCTTTATCGCAAGGGATTTCAATGGTCTTGAACATGTCAATGTTCTCCGCGATGATCTTGATGCCGATCTACATCCAGACAATTCGTGGCATCTCACCATTTCACTCTGGTCTCTTGATGTTACCGGGTGCGATCGTTATGGCGATTATGTCACCAATAACAGGTCGTCTCTTCGACCGATTTGGTGCTCGCATCCTTGCCATCATCGGCTTATCACTGACGGTCTTGACGACGTTCTCATTCAGTCAGCTAGCTGCGGATACGTCATACGCGTTCCTCGTCATCATGTATACGTTACGTTTCCTTGGAATCTCGATGGTCATGATGCCGGTCATGACGAACGGATTGAATCATATTCCGCAACATTTGACACCTCACGGGACGGCATTAAACAACACGTTGTCACAAGTATCGGGTGCAATTGGTTCAGGTCTGCTCGTGACGATCATGACATCGCGGACGAAACATCACGTTCCGGAACTCGCTTCACAACCAGAAGCCGCTAATCCGGAATGGTTGCAGATGCAGGCGATGATCGAAGGAATCAATGATACGTTCTTCATCGCGACGTTACTCGCACTTGCTGCTTTGATTTTATCGTTTTTCATCAAAAAACGACGGACAACGACACTCGCAGTCGTCGAATCCGTCGATCAAGAACAAAAATATGCATGA
- a CDS encoding TetR/AcrR family transcriptional regulator: protein MNPKKKQLLDAAYQLFVEKGYQSTSIQDILEHSNVSKGTFYNYFSSKNELFIDVFNTVFEKMRIARKEILVGRDVSDYETFIQQGNCYLELMQKYKLYTLFEEAIASNEKELKTFMENNRLLEIEWTFERLRDLFGQTKEPYLLDLAVIYTGMLQYAMYFFRQSEPNTQPERVVRYVFNRLTHLVEDVSRTEEQLIPPRFLSVWLDRPQDEVVIRKDLFEKTSAHMKRLITLSSISEESKEAHEEVLDFIYEELLERKKPKIHLLRRALETMDEDPVFAGQEIMATYKTMVDEIARIRTKTS from the coding sequence ATGAATCCAAAAAAGAAACAATTATTAGATGCTGCCTATCAACTATTCGTCGAAAAGGGTTATCAATCGACATCCATTCAGGATATTCTCGAACACAGTAACGTTTCTAAAGGGACGTTCTATAATTACTTCTCCTCTAAAAACGAATTATTCATTGATGTCTTTAATACCGTCTTTGAAAAAATGCGGATCGCGCGTAAGGAAATTCTCGTCGGACGGGATGTCTCGGATTACGAGACGTTCATTCAACAAGGAAACTGTTATTTGGAATTGATGCAAAAATATAAACTATATACATTGTTCGAAGAGGCGATTGCTTCGAACGAAAAAGAACTCAAGACGTTCATGGAAAACAATCGTCTTCTTGAGATCGAGTGGACGTTCGAACGATTACGTGATTTATTCGGTCAGACGAAGGAACCGTACCTTCTAGATTTAGCAGTCATTTATACGGGGATGTTGCAATATGCAATGTACTTCTTCCGTCAATCTGAGCCGAACACTCAACCAGAACGGGTCGTCCGCTATGTGTTCAATCGGTTGACGCATCTCGTCGAAGACGTCAGTCGGACGGAGGAACAGTTGATTCCGCCACGATTCCTATCGGTCTGGCTCGATCGTCCACAAGATGAAGTCGTCATCCGGAAGGATTTATTCGAAAAGACGAGCGCACATATGAAGCGTTTGATCACCTTGTCTTCGATTTCCGAAGAATCGAAGGAAGCACATGAAGAAGTTCTCGATTTCATCTATGAGGAATTGCTCGAACGTAAGAAACCGAAAATCCATCTCCTGCGCCGGGCACTCGAGACGATGGATGAAGATCCGGTCTTTGCGGGCCAGGAAATCATGGCGACTTATAAAACGATGGTCGATGAGATTGCCCGCATTCGGACCAAAACTTCCTAA